The Raphanus sativus cultivar WK10039 unplaced genomic scaffold, ASM80110v3 Scaffold1797, whole genome shotgun sequence genome has a segment encoding these proteins:
- the LOC130504780 gene encoding transcription factor JUNGBRUNNEN 1-like: MEEAMGSWDTRREEQEEEGKQVLKLPGFRFHPTDEELVGFYLSKKVLLKKSSKIDEIISQIDIYKFDPWDLPRSRNTEKESYFFCRRGRKYRNSIRPNRVTGSGFWKATGIDKPVYSDGSSKAVIGLKKTLVYYLGSAGKGSKTDWMMHEFRLPTANDTIPGGSTLLNPTPSSLLHAEVWTLCRIFKRNVSSRKYTPDWRELAGGKRMKPQQSKYQEAYISFGDNESSSSTNNINVIERKESYERNVFQLHQTHHDQNQILPMDTTSTTTQVDNTVPHFSNDNIDNITYENWDELRSVVEFAFGPSSLS; this comes from the exons ATGGAGGAGGCGATGGGATCATGGGACACAAGAAgggaagaacaagaagaagaaggcaaaCAAGTTTTAAAACTTCCAGGGTTCAGGTTTCATCCGACAGATGAAGAGCTTGTAGGCTTTTATCTCTCTAAGAAGGTACTCCTCAAGAAATCAAGCAAGATCGATGAGATCATCAGCCAAATTGATATCTATAAATTCGATCCATGGGATCTTCCTC GCTCGAGGAATACGGAGAAGGAGAGCTACTTCTTCTGCAGGAGAGGAAGGAAGTACAGAAACAGCATAAGACCGAACCGAGTGACTGGTTCCGGTTTTTGGAAAGCCACAGGAATCGATAAGCCTGTCTATTCCGATGGTTCCAGCAAAGCCGTGATCGGTCTAAAGAAGACACTCGTTTATTATCTTGGAAGCGCCGGGAAAGGAAGCAAGACAGATTGGATGATGCACGAGTTTCGCCTCCCAACAGCCAATGACACCATCCCTGGTGGCTCCACTCTCCTTAACCCTACTCCTTCCTCCTTGCTACATGCT GAAGTGTGGACGTTGTGCCGGATATTCAAGAGAAATGTGTCTAGTAGAAAATACACTCCGGACTGGAGAGAGTTAGCAGGTGGGAAACGCATGAAGCCGCAACAATCTAAGTATCAAGAAGCTTATATCAGTTTCGGTGACAATGAGAGTAGTAGTAGTACCAATAATATCAACGTTATCGAACGCAAAGAGAGTTATGAGAGGAACGTTTTCCAGCTTCACCAAACGCATCATGATCAAAACCAGATACTTCCCATGGACACCACTAGTACTACTACTCAAGTCGATAATACAGTTCCACATTTCTCAAACGACAACATTGACAATATAACCTACGAGAACTGGGACGAGCTACGATCGGTTGTGGAATTTGCTTTCGGCCCTTCTTCTCTTAGTTAG